A single region of the Glycine max cultivar Williams 82 chromosome 20, Glycine_max_v4.0, whole genome shotgun sequence genome encodes:
- the LOC100789699 gene encoding damage-control phosphatase At2g17340 isoform X1, whose translation MLRSLTTSMGIVSVAPTQTVVYLVPRYPPSISTYLYASSLTKAKTIHQPTQSYVHSKSVETAIESTSQLVPFPLLTNGNYTACTIPWRFPSDDPSIPTPTELSWINLLLNTIPTFKKHAENDTSVPDAANKAENFAQRYARILEDFKKDPASQGRPLDILILCRLREQVLREQGFRDIFKKIKDVENANAISLFQNVVHLNDAIEDEGKRLENLVRGIFAGNIFDLGATQLAEVFSRDGVSFSTTCQNLVPRPWIIDDLETFRIAWSKKSWKKVIIFVDNSGADVILGILPFARELLRRGSQVILAANDLPSINDVTYSDLIEIIPKLKDEEGRLTGVSTSNLLIANSGNDLPVIDLTRVSQELAYLANDVDLVILEGMGRGIETNLYAQFKCDSLKIGMVKHPEVAEFLGSRLYDCVIKYDEV comes from the exons ATGCTAAGGTCGTTAACAACTTCAATGGGAATTGTATCAGTAGCACCAACTCAGACTGTGGTGTATTTGGTCCCTCGGTATCCTCCATCAATCTCCACATATCTCTATGCTTCTTCTCTTACCAAGGCTAAGACCATTCATCAACCCACACAATCTTATGTTCACTCCAAATCAGTAG AAACTGCAATAGAGAGTACATCACAGTTGGTGCCATTCCCATTGTTGACGAATGGGAATTACACAGCATGCACCATTCCTTGGAGGTTCCCTTCAGACGATCCAAGCATTCCCACTCCCACCGAGCTATCTTGGATTAATCTCCTCCTCAATACTATCCCCACCTTCAA GAAGCATGCTGAGAATGATACTTCTGTTCCTGATGCTGCAAATAAAGCTGAAAATTTTGCTCAAAG GTATGCTAGAATACTTGAAGATTTCAAGAAAGATCCTGCAAGTCAAGGCAGGCCTCTTGATATCCTT ATTCTATGCAGACTTCGTGAGCAAGTCCTTAGAGAACAGGGATTCagagatatcttcaagaaaataAAG GATGTAGAGAATGCAAATGCCATATCCCTATTTCAGAATGTTGTTCATCTTAATGATGCCATTGAAGATGAAGGGAAACGACTGGAGAATTTGGTTAGAGGAATTTTTGCAGGGAACATATTTGATCTTGGTGCTACACAG CTTGCAGAGGTTTTCTCAAGGGATGGAGTATCTTTTTCGACTACTTGTCAAAATCTTGTCCCTCGACCCTGGATTATTGATGACCTTGAAACTTTCAGAATAGCATGGAGCAAGAAGTCCTGGAAGAAG GTAATCATATTTGTGGATAACTCTGGTGCAGATGTCATTTTGGGTATTCTGCCATTTGCAAGGGAGCTCCTTCGACGTGGGAGTCAG GTTATATTGGCTGCTAATGACTTACCTTCCATCAATGATGTGACTTACTCTGACCTAATTGAAATTATACCAAAG ttaaaggatgaagaaggaCGTCTCACGGGTGTCAGTACTTCAAATCTTCTAATTGCCAACTCCGGAAATGATTTACCT GTTATTGATCTTACAAGGGTGTCACAAGAACTTGCATACCTTGCTAATGATGTAGATCTTGTCATCTTAGAAGGGATG GGTCGTGGAATAGAAACAAATCTTTATGCTCAATTTAAATGTGATTCCCTTAAGATTGGGATG GTAAAACATCCTGAGGTTGCAGAATTTCTTGGGTCACGTTTGTATGACTGCGTGATCAAATACGATGAAGTTTAG
- the LOC100789699 gene encoding damage-control phosphatase At2g17340 isoform X2: MGITQHAPFLGGSLQTIQAFPLPPSYLGLISSSILSPPSTLIWYRKHAENDTSVPDAANKAENFAQRYARILEDFKKDPASQGRPLDILILCRLREQVLREQGFRDIFKKIKDVENANAISLFQNVVHLNDAIEDEGKRLENLVRGIFAGNIFDLGATQLAEVFSRDGVSFSTTCQNLVPRPWIIDDLETFRIAWSKKSWKKVIIFVDNSGADVILGILPFARELLRRGSQVILAANDLPSINDVTYSDLIEIIPKLKDEEGRLTGVSTSNLLIANSGNDLPVIDLTRVSQELAYLANDVDLVILEGMGRGIETNLYAQFKCDSLKIGMVKHPEVAEFLGSRLYDCVIKYDEV; the protein is encoded by the exons ATGGGAATTACACAGCATGCACCATTCCTTGGAGGTTCCCTTCAGACGATCCAAGCATTCCCACTCCCACCGAGCTATCTTGGATTAATCTCCTCCTCAATACTATCCCCACCTTCAA CTCTGATTTGGTACAGGAAGCATGCTGAGAATGATACTTCTGTTCCTGATGCTGCAAATAAAGCTGAAAATTTTGCTCAAAG GTATGCTAGAATACTTGAAGATTTCAAGAAAGATCCTGCAAGTCAAGGCAGGCCTCTTGATATCCTT ATTCTATGCAGACTTCGTGAGCAAGTCCTTAGAGAACAGGGATTCagagatatcttcaagaaaataAAG GATGTAGAGAATGCAAATGCCATATCCCTATTTCAGAATGTTGTTCATCTTAATGATGCCATTGAAGATGAAGGGAAACGACTGGAGAATTTGGTTAGAGGAATTTTTGCAGGGAACATATTTGATCTTGGTGCTACACAG CTTGCAGAGGTTTTCTCAAGGGATGGAGTATCTTTTTCGACTACTTGTCAAAATCTTGTCCCTCGACCCTGGATTATTGATGACCTTGAAACTTTCAGAATAGCATGGAGCAAGAAGTCCTGGAAGAAG GTAATCATATTTGTGGATAACTCTGGTGCAGATGTCATTTTGGGTATTCTGCCATTTGCAAGGGAGCTCCTTCGACGTGGGAGTCAG GTTATATTGGCTGCTAATGACTTACCTTCCATCAATGATGTGACTTACTCTGACCTAATTGAAATTATACCAAAG ttaaaggatgaagaaggaCGTCTCACGGGTGTCAGTACTTCAAATCTTCTAATTGCCAACTCCGGAAATGATTTACCT GTTATTGATCTTACAAGGGTGTCACAAGAACTTGCATACCTTGCTAATGATGTAGATCTTGTCATCTTAGAAGGGATG GGTCGTGGAATAGAAACAAATCTTTATGCTCAATTTAAATGTGATTCCCTTAAGATTGGGATG GTAAAACATCCTGAGGTTGCAGAATTTCTTGGGTCACGTTTGTATGACTGCGTGATCAAATACGATGAAGTTTAG
- the LOC100815745 gene encoding damage-control phosphatase At2g17340, whose product MGSISQPQLVPFPLLMNGNYTASTIPWRLPSDDPSIPTPIELSWLNLFLNTIPTFKKHAESDTSVPDAVNKAEEFAQRFARIIEDFKKDPASQGVPLDVLLPCRLREQVLKELGFRDIFKKIKDVENANAISLFENVVRLNDAIEDEGKRLENLVRGIFAGNIFDLGASQLAEVFSRDGMSFSVTCQNLVPRPWVIDDLETFKMKWSKKSWKKVIIFVDNSGADIILGILPFARELLRHGSQVILAANDLPSLNDVTYAELLEIISKLKDEEGCLMGVSTSNLIIANSGNDLPVIDLTRVSQELAYLANDADLVILEGMGRGIETNLYAQFKCDSLKIAMVKHPEVAEFLGSRLYDCVIKYDEL is encoded by the exons ATGGGTAGTATATCACAGCCCCAGCTGGTGCCATTTCCGTTATTGATGAATGGGAATTACACAGCAAGCACCATTCCTTGGAGGCTCCCTTCCGACGATCCAAGCATTCCCACACCCATCGAGCTATCTTGGCTTAATCTCTTCCTCAACACAATCCCCACCTTCAA GAAGCATGCTGAGAGTGATACTTCTGTTCCTGATGCTGTGAATAAAGCTGAAGAATTTGCTCAAAG GTTTGCTAGAATAATTGAAGATTTCAAGAAAGATCCTGCAAGTCAAGGCGTGCCTCTTGATGTCCTT CTTCCATGCAGACTTCGTGAGCAAGTCCTTAAAGAACTGGGATTCAGAGAtatctttaagaaaataaag GATGTAGAGAATGCAAATGCCATATCCCTATTTGAGAATGTTGTTCGTCTTAATGATGCCATTGAAGATGAAGGGAAACGACTAGAGAATTTAGTTAGAGGAATTTTTGCAGGGAACATATTTGATCTTGGTGCTTCACAG CTTGCAGAGGTTTTCTCTAGGGATGGAATGTCTTTTTCGGTTACTTGTCAAAATCTTGTCCCTCGACCTTGGGTTATAGATGATCTTGAAACTTTCAAAATGAAATGGAGCAAGAAGTCCTGGAAGAAG GTAATCATATTTGTTGATAACTCTGGTGCAGATATCATTTTGGGTATTCTGCCATTTGCAAGGGAGCTACTTCGGCATGGGAGTCAG GTTATATTGGCTGCTAATGACTTACCTTCCCTCAATGATGTGACTTATGCTGAGCTACTTGAAATTATATCAAAG ttaaaggatgaagaaggaTGTCTCATGGGTGTCAGTACTTCAAATCTTATAATTGCCAACTCTGGAAATGATTTACCT GTTATTGATCTTACAAGGGTGTCACAGGAACTTGCATACCTTGCCAATGATGCAGATCTTGTCATCTTAGAAGGGATG GGTCGTGGAATAGAAACAAATCTCTATGCTCAATTTAAATGTGATTCCCTCAAGATAGCTATG GTAAAACATCCTGAAGTTGCGGAATTTCTTGGGTCACGTTTGTATGATTGCGTGATCAAATATGATGAACTTTAG
- the LOC100790244 gene encoding uncharacterized protein isoform X3, with protein sequence MHPTLQTPSLSLSLSLSLYIYIYIYIYIHTHQNQLSFCLVRFTFHSHNSSNTLHQKKKKQLLPVHGTPATPVAGLVVMASTVASAMASTSAAEPDPDSAARKRYEGLLTVRTRAIKGKGAWYWAHLEPMLLNNAVKLKCSLCDSLFSASNPSRTASEHLKRGACPNFNHSSLPSPSPISTVLSHSNNGRKRTSSSPNQDHSVQHLVFSGGKDDLCALAVFEDSVKKLKSPRNLSHVSPPELTKDQVNSAVELLADWFYESCGSVPLSALEHPKFQSFLTQLGLPVTLLRREIYGSRLDDRFGVAKAESEARMRDAMFFQVGCDGWKGEDGVVKFIVNLPNGTSVFHKVVFGGGVVSAKYAEEILGEVVSGVCGSDVQRCVGMVADRFKRKALRNLEVQNHWMVNVACQVQGFMGLIKDFSIGVPLFRVVIENCLKVANFINTESQVRSSFLRYRMQELECAALVRVPSPKCHVLKDFTSVFPMLEDILSCAAVIQMVVLEDTFKVVCMEDPLAREVAGIVQSEGFWNELEAVYSLVKLIRGVVQDIEAERPLIGRCLPLWEEIRTKVKEWCVKYSVVEEPVVEIFEKRFRKNYHPAWSAAFILDPLYLVKEASGKYLPPFNCLTREQEKDVDKLLTRLASREEAHVVLMELMKWRSEGLDPLYAQAVQMKQRDPVTGKMKVANPLSSRLVWETCLSEFKSLGKLAVRLIFLHATSFGSKSNCSFIKKISANKHSRVSLERAQKMIYIAAHAKLERRDFSNEEEKEAELLAMEGSDDGMLAEVFADAPLIDGIA encoded by the coding sequence ATGCATCCAACTCTCCAAAcaccatctctctctctctctctctctctctctctctatatatatatatatatatatatatatatacacacccACCAAAACCAACTCTCCTTCTGTCTTGTTCGTTTCACTTTTCACTCACACAATTCTTCAAACACCttgcaccaaaaaaaaaaaaaacaacttcttCCAGTGCATGGAACTCCGGCGACACCGGTGGCGGGGCTAGTAGTAATGGCTTCCACAGTCGCTTCCGCAATGGCTTCCACCTCCGCCGCCGAGCCCGACCCCGACTCGGCGGCGAGGAAGCGCTACGAGGGCCTTCTCACAGTGCGCACGCGCGCCATCAAAGGCAAAGGCGCGTGGTACTGGGCCCACCTCGAGCCCATGTTGCTGAACAACGCCGTCAAGCTCAAATGCTCCCTCTGTGACTCTCTCTTCTCCGCTTCCAACCCTTCTCGAACGGCTTCCGAGCATCTCAAGCGTGGCGCCTGCCCCAATTTCAACCACTCTTCATTACCTTCACCTTCCCCCATTTCCACCGTGCTTTCCCATTCCAACAACGGTAGAAAGAGAACCTCAAGCTCTCCGAACCAGGACCACTCTGTTCAGCATTTGGTGTTCTCTGGTGGAAAAGATGATTTGTGTGCCCTCGCTGTTTTTGAGGACAGTGTGAAGAAGCTCAAGAGTCCTAGGAACTTGTCGCATGTTTCTCCTCCTGAGTTGACAAAGGACCAGGTTAACTCCGCTGTTGAATTGCTGGCAGATTGGTTCTACGAGTCTTGTGGCTCTGTGCCTCTCTCTGCTCTTGAACACCCAAAGTTTCAATCTTTTCTCACCCAACTGGGTTTGCCGGTGACTCTGTTGAGACGAGAGATATATGGGTCTAGGCTCGATGATAGGTTCGGAGTGGCCAAGGCTGAGTCCGAAGCTAGAATGAGAGATGCCATGTTTTTTCAAGTAGGGTGTGATGGTTGGAAGGGAGAGGATGGTGTGGTGAAGTTTATAGTGAATCTTCCTAATGGAACTAGTGTGTTCCACAAGGTAGTGTTTGGTGGTGGAGTGGTGTCTGCTAAGTATGCTGAGGAGATTTTGGGGGAGGTGGTGAGTGGTGTTTGTGGGAGTGATGTGCAGAGGTGTGTGGGGATGGTTGCAGACAGGTTTAAGAGGAAGGCGTTGAGGAACTTGGAGGTTCAGAACCATTGGATGGTGAATGTTGCTTGTCAGGTTCAGGGGTTCATGGGTttgatcaaggattttagcatcGGGGTACCACTTTTCAGGGTTGTCATTGAGAATTGTCTCAAGGTTGCTAATTTCATCAACACTGAGTCTCAGGTTAGGAGTAGTTTCCTCAGGTACAGGATGCAGGAGCTGGAGTGTGCTGCGCTGGTTCGAGTTCCCTCGCCAAAGTGTCATGTGTTGAAGGACTTTACATCGGTATTTCCAATGCTGGAGGACATCCTGAGCTGTGCTGCAGTGATCCAAATGGTGGTGTTGGAGGACACGTTTAAGGTGGTGTGTATGGAGGATCCACTGGCCAGAGAGGTTGCTGGAATTGTTCAGAGTGAGGGGTTTTGGAATGAACTGGAGGCTGTTTATTCGCTGGTGAAGCTAATCAGAGGAGTGGTTCAGGACATTGAGGCGGAGAGGCCGTTGATTGGTCGTTGTTTGCCGCTTTGGGAGGAGATTAGAACCAAGGTGAAGGAGTGGTGTGTTAAGTACAGTGTTGTGGAAGAACCTGTGGTGGAAATATTTGAAAAACGGTTCAGGAAGAATTATCACCCTGCATGGTCTGCTGCATTCATACTTGATCCACTTTACTTGGTTAAGGAGGCCAGTGGAAAGTACCTTCCTCCGTTCAATTGCTTGACTCGTGAACAAGAGAAAGATGTAGATAAGTTATTGACAAGGCTGGCTTCCCGAGAAGAAGCTCATGTTGTGTTGATGGAGCTCATGAAGTGGAGATCAGAAGGGCTTGACCCTCTATATGCACAGGCTGTGCAGATGAAACAACGAGACCCGGTTACCGGGAAGATGAAGGTTGCTAATCCACTCAGCAGTAGACTTGTTTGGGAAACTTGCCTCAGCGAGTTTAAATCCCTCGGAAAGCTTGCAGTGAGGCTCATTTTTTTGCATGCAACTTCATTTGGATCTAAGAGTAATTGTtctttcatcaagaagatttCTGCAAATAAACATTCGAGAGTTTCCTTGGAAAGAGCTCAGAAAATGATATATATCGCAGCTCATGCCAAGCTTGAAAGACGAGACTTTTCCAatgaggaagagaaagaagcAGAACTACTTGCCATGGAAGGTAGTGATGATGGCATGCTGGCTGAGGTCTTTGCTGATGCACCCCTAAT
- the LOC100790244 gene encoding uncharacterized protein isoform X1, translating into MHPTLQTPSLSLSLSLSLYIYIYIYIYIHTHQNQLSFCLVRFTFHSHNSSNTLHQKKKKQLLPVHGTPATPVAGLVVMASTVASAMASTSAAEPDPDSAARKRYEGLLTVRTRAIKGKGAWYWAHLEPMLLNNAVKLKCSLCDSLFSASNPSRTASEHLKRGACPNFNHSSLPSPSPISTVLSHSNNGRKRTSSSPNQDHSVQHLVFSGGKDDLCALAVFEDSVKKLKSPRNLSHVSPPELTKDQVNSAVELLADWFYESCGSVPLSALEHPKFQSFLTQLGLPVTLLRREIYGSRLDDRFGVAKAESEARMRDAMFFQVGCDGWKGEDGVVKFIVNLPNGTSVFHKVVFGGGVVSAKYAEEILGEVVSGVCGSDVQRCVGMVADRFKRKALRNLEVQNHWMVNVACQVQGFMGLIKDFSIGVPLFRVVIENCLKVANFINTESQVRSSFLRYRMQELECAALVRVPSPKCHVLKDFTSVFPMLEDILSCAAVIQMVVLEDTFKVVCMEDPLAREVAGIVQSEGFWNELEAVYSLVKLIRGVVQDIEAERPLIGRCLPLWEEIRTKVKEWCVKYSVVEEPVVEIFEKRFRKNYHPAWSAAFILDPLYLVKEASGKYLPPFNCLTREQEKDVDKLLTRLASREEAHVVLMELMKWRSEGLDPLYAQAVQMKQRDPVTGKMKVANPLSSRLVWETCLSEFKSLGKLAVRLIFLHATSFGSKSNCSFIKKISANKHSRVSLERAQKMIYIAAHAKLERRDFSNEEEKEAELLAMEGSDDGMLAEVFADAPLMLDKIFIM; encoded by the coding sequence ATGCATCCAACTCTCCAAAcaccatctctctctctctctctctctctctctctctatatatatatatatatatatatatatatacacacccACCAAAACCAACTCTCCTTCTGTCTTGTTCGTTTCACTTTTCACTCACACAATTCTTCAAACACCttgcaccaaaaaaaaaaaaaacaacttcttCCAGTGCATGGAACTCCGGCGACACCGGTGGCGGGGCTAGTAGTAATGGCTTCCACAGTCGCTTCCGCAATGGCTTCCACCTCCGCCGCCGAGCCCGACCCCGACTCGGCGGCGAGGAAGCGCTACGAGGGCCTTCTCACAGTGCGCACGCGCGCCATCAAAGGCAAAGGCGCGTGGTACTGGGCCCACCTCGAGCCCATGTTGCTGAACAACGCCGTCAAGCTCAAATGCTCCCTCTGTGACTCTCTCTTCTCCGCTTCCAACCCTTCTCGAACGGCTTCCGAGCATCTCAAGCGTGGCGCCTGCCCCAATTTCAACCACTCTTCATTACCTTCACCTTCCCCCATTTCCACCGTGCTTTCCCATTCCAACAACGGTAGAAAGAGAACCTCAAGCTCTCCGAACCAGGACCACTCTGTTCAGCATTTGGTGTTCTCTGGTGGAAAAGATGATTTGTGTGCCCTCGCTGTTTTTGAGGACAGTGTGAAGAAGCTCAAGAGTCCTAGGAACTTGTCGCATGTTTCTCCTCCTGAGTTGACAAAGGACCAGGTTAACTCCGCTGTTGAATTGCTGGCAGATTGGTTCTACGAGTCTTGTGGCTCTGTGCCTCTCTCTGCTCTTGAACACCCAAAGTTTCAATCTTTTCTCACCCAACTGGGTTTGCCGGTGACTCTGTTGAGACGAGAGATATATGGGTCTAGGCTCGATGATAGGTTCGGAGTGGCCAAGGCTGAGTCCGAAGCTAGAATGAGAGATGCCATGTTTTTTCAAGTAGGGTGTGATGGTTGGAAGGGAGAGGATGGTGTGGTGAAGTTTATAGTGAATCTTCCTAATGGAACTAGTGTGTTCCACAAGGTAGTGTTTGGTGGTGGAGTGGTGTCTGCTAAGTATGCTGAGGAGATTTTGGGGGAGGTGGTGAGTGGTGTTTGTGGGAGTGATGTGCAGAGGTGTGTGGGGATGGTTGCAGACAGGTTTAAGAGGAAGGCGTTGAGGAACTTGGAGGTTCAGAACCATTGGATGGTGAATGTTGCTTGTCAGGTTCAGGGGTTCATGGGTttgatcaaggattttagcatcGGGGTACCACTTTTCAGGGTTGTCATTGAGAATTGTCTCAAGGTTGCTAATTTCATCAACACTGAGTCTCAGGTTAGGAGTAGTTTCCTCAGGTACAGGATGCAGGAGCTGGAGTGTGCTGCGCTGGTTCGAGTTCCCTCGCCAAAGTGTCATGTGTTGAAGGACTTTACATCGGTATTTCCAATGCTGGAGGACATCCTGAGCTGTGCTGCAGTGATCCAAATGGTGGTGTTGGAGGACACGTTTAAGGTGGTGTGTATGGAGGATCCACTGGCCAGAGAGGTTGCTGGAATTGTTCAGAGTGAGGGGTTTTGGAATGAACTGGAGGCTGTTTATTCGCTGGTGAAGCTAATCAGAGGAGTGGTTCAGGACATTGAGGCGGAGAGGCCGTTGATTGGTCGTTGTTTGCCGCTTTGGGAGGAGATTAGAACCAAGGTGAAGGAGTGGTGTGTTAAGTACAGTGTTGTGGAAGAACCTGTGGTGGAAATATTTGAAAAACGGTTCAGGAAGAATTATCACCCTGCATGGTCTGCTGCATTCATACTTGATCCACTTTACTTGGTTAAGGAGGCCAGTGGAAAGTACCTTCCTCCGTTCAATTGCTTGACTCGTGAACAAGAGAAAGATGTAGATAAGTTATTGACAAGGCTGGCTTCCCGAGAAGAAGCTCATGTTGTGTTGATGGAGCTCATGAAGTGGAGATCAGAAGGGCTTGACCCTCTATATGCACAGGCTGTGCAGATGAAACAACGAGACCCGGTTACCGGGAAGATGAAGGTTGCTAATCCACTCAGCAGTAGACTTGTTTGGGAAACTTGCCTCAGCGAGTTTAAATCCCTCGGAAAGCTTGCAGTGAGGCTCATTTTTTTGCATGCAACTTCATTTGGATCTAAGAGTAATTGTtctttcatcaagaagatttCTGCAAATAAACATTCGAGAGTTTCCTTGGAAAGAGCTCAGAAAATGATATATATCGCAGCTCATGCCAAGCTTGAAAGACGAGACTTTTCCAatgaggaagagaaagaagcAGAACTACTTGCCATGGAAGGTAGTGATGATGGCATGCTGGCTGAGGTCTTTGCTGATGCACCCCTAAT
- the LOC100790244 gene encoding uncharacterized protein isoform X2, with translation MHPTLQTPSLSLSLSLSLYIYIYIYIYIHTHQNQLSFCLVRFTFHSHNSSNTLHQKKKKQLLPVHGTPATPVAGLVVMASTVASAMASTSAAEPDPDSAARKRYEGLLTVRTRAIKGKGAWYWAHLEPMLLNNAVKLKCSLCDSLFSASNPSRTASEHLKRGACPNFNHSSLPSPSPISTVLSHSNNGRKRTSSSPNQDHSVQHLVFSGGKDDLCALAVFEDSVKKLKSPRNLSHVSPPELTKDQVNSAVELLADWFYESCGSVPLSALEHPKFQSFLTQLGLPVTLLRREIYGSRLDDRFGVAKAESEARMRDAMFFQVGCDGWKGEDGVVKFIVNLPNGTSVFHKVVFGGGVVSAKYAEEILGEVVSGVCGSDVQRCVGMVADRFKRKALRNLEVQNHWMVNVACQVQGFMGLIKDFSIGVPLFRVVIENCLKVANFINTESQVRSSFLRYRMQELECAALVRVPSPKCHVLKDFTSVFPMLEDILSCAAVIQMVVLEDTFKVVCMEDPLAREVAGIVQSEGFWNELEAVYSLVKLIRGVVQDIEAERPLIGRCLPLWEEIRTKVKEWCVKYSVVEEPVVEIFEKRFRKNYHPAWSAAFILDPLYLVKEASGKYLPPFNCLTREQEKDVDKLLTRLASREEAHVVLMELMKWRSEGLDPLYAQAVQMKQRDPVTGKMKVANPLSSRLVWETCLSEFKSLGKLAVRLIFLHATSFGSKSNCSFIKKISANKHSRVSLERAQKMIYIAAHAKLERRDFSNEEEKEAELLAMEGSDDGMLAEVFADAPLMSLRYT, from the coding sequence ATGCATCCAACTCTCCAAAcaccatctctctctctctctctctctctctctctctatatatatatatatatatatatatatatacacacccACCAAAACCAACTCTCCTTCTGTCTTGTTCGTTTCACTTTTCACTCACACAATTCTTCAAACACCttgcaccaaaaaaaaaaaaaacaacttcttCCAGTGCATGGAACTCCGGCGACACCGGTGGCGGGGCTAGTAGTAATGGCTTCCACAGTCGCTTCCGCAATGGCTTCCACCTCCGCCGCCGAGCCCGACCCCGACTCGGCGGCGAGGAAGCGCTACGAGGGCCTTCTCACAGTGCGCACGCGCGCCATCAAAGGCAAAGGCGCGTGGTACTGGGCCCACCTCGAGCCCATGTTGCTGAACAACGCCGTCAAGCTCAAATGCTCCCTCTGTGACTCTCTCTTCTCCGCTTCCAACCCTTCTCGAACGGCTTCCGAGCATCTCAAGCGTGGCGCCTGCCCCAATTTCAACCACTCTTCATTACCTTCACCTTCCCCCATTTCCACCGTGCTTTCCCATTCCAACAACGGTAGAAAGAGAACCTCAAGCTCTCCGAACCAGGACCACTCTGTTCAGCATTTGGTGTTCTCTGGTGGAAAAGATGATTTGTGTGCCCTCGCTGTTTTTGAGGACAGTGTGAAGAAGCTCAAGAGTCCTAGGAACTTGTCGCATGTTTCTCCTCCTGAGTTGACAAAGGACCAGGTTAACTCCGCTGTTGAATTGCTGGCAGATTGGTTCTACGAGTCTTGTGGCTCTGTGCCTCTCTCTGCTCTTGAACACCCAAAGTTTCAATCTTTTCTCACCCAACTGGGTTTGCCGGTGACTCTGTTGAGACGAGAGATATATGGGTCTAGGCTCGATGATAGGTTCGGAGTGGCCAAGGCTGAGTCCGAAGCTAGAATGAGAGATGCCATGTTTTTTCAAGTAGGGTGTGATGGTTGGAAGGGAGAGGATGGTGTGGTGAAGTTTATAGTGAATCTTCCTAATGGAACTAGTGTGTTCCACAAGGTAGTGTTTGGTGGTGGAGTGGTGTCTGCTAAGTATGCTGAGGAGATTTTGGGGGAGGTGGTGAGTGGTGTTTGTGGGAGTGATGTGCAGAGGTGTGTGGGGATGGTTGCAGACAGGTTTAAGAGGAAGGCGTTGAGGAACTTGGAGGTTCAGAACCATTGGATGGTGAATGTTGCTTGTCAGGTTCAGGGGTTCATGGGTttgatcaaggattttagcatcGGGGTACCACTTTTCAGGGTTGTCATTGAGAATTGTCTCAAGGTTGCTAATTTCATCAACACTGAGTCTCAGGTTAGGAGTAGTTTCCTCAGGTACAGGATGCAGGAGCTGGAGTGTGCTGCGCTGGTTCGAGTTCCCTCGCCAAAGTGTCATGTGTTGAAGGACTTTACATCGGTATTTCCAATGCTGGAGGACATCCTGAGCTGTGCTGCAGTGATCCAAATGGTGGTGTTGGAGGACACGTTTAAGGTGGTGTGTATGGAGGATCCACTGGCCAGAGAGGTTGCTGGAATTGTTCAGAGTGAGGGGTTTTGGAATGAACTGGAGGCTGTTTATTCGCTGGTGAAGCTAATCAGAGGAGTGGTTCAGGACATTGAGGCGGAGAGGCCGTTGATTGGTCGTTGTTTGCCGCTTTGGGAGGAGATTAGAACCAAGGTGAAGGAGTGGTGTGTTAAGTACAGTGTTGTGGAAGAACCTGTGGTGGAAATATTTGAAAAACGGTTCAGGAAGAATTATCACCCTGCATGGTCTGCTGCATTCATACTTGATCCACTTTACTTGGTTAAGGAGGCCAGTGGAAAGTACCTTCCTCCGTTCAATTGCTTGACTCGTGAACAAGAGAAAGATGTAGATAAGTTATTGACAAGGCTGGCTTCCCGAGAAGAAGCTCATGTTGTGTTGATGGAGCTCATGAAGTGGAGATCAGAAGGGCTTGACCCTCTATATGCACAGGCTGTGCAGATGAAACAACGAGACCCGGTTACCGGGAAGATGAAGGTTGCTAATCCACTCAGCAGTAGACTTGTTTGGGAAACTTGCCTCAGCGAGTTTAAATCCCTCGGAAAGCTTGCAGTGAGGCTCATTTTTTTGCATGCAACTTCATTTGGATCTAAGAGTAATTGTtctttcatcaagaagatttCTGCAAATAAACATTCGAGAGTTTCCTTGGAAAGAGCTCAGAAAATGATATATATCGCAGCTCATGCCAAGCTTGAAAGACGAGACTTTTCCAatgaggaagagaaagaagcAGAACTACTTGCCATGGAAGGTAGTGATGATGGCATGCTGGCTGAGGTCTTTGCTGATGCACCCCTAAT